Proteins from a genomic interval of Halopseudomonas litoralis:
- a CDS encoding IS3 family transposase (programmed frameshift), producing MTRKRRTFTPEFKQEAASLVLDQGYSITQASTSLGVVESVLRKWVKQLTEERQGVTPKGKAMTPEQQRIQELEERCRRLEMEKTIPKKGYRSLDVGRLETYTLIDQLREQAPVDMVCAAFDINRSCYYEHRQRIQRVDAERVALRAQINELFNKSRSSAGSRTIKDMLNDQGVGIGRFKVRRLMGELGLICKQPGPHKYKQATVERLDIPNRLDREFDVAQPDQVWCGDITYIWTGQRWSYLAVVLDLYARRVVGWAMSDTADADLVVQALEHAWEQRGRPHGVMFHSDQGSQYASRKFRQRLWRFRMVQSMSRRGNCWDNAPMERLFRSLKTEWIPPMGYHSLAAARKDISNYLMGYYNQKRPHAFNGGLAPAVAEEKLKTVSGIS from the exons ATGACAAGAAAGCGACGTACTTTTACCCCTGAATTCAAACAGGAAGCAGCCAGCCTGGTGCTGGACCAAGGCTACAGCATTACCCAAGCCAGCACATCGCTGGGCGTGGTTGAAAGCGTCCTGCGCAAGTGGGTTAAACAGCTCACTGAGGAGCGGCAGGGTGTCACCCCTAAAGGCAAAGCCATGACACCAGAGCAGCAGCGCATTCAGGAGTTGGAAGAGCGGTGCCGGCGGCTGGAGATGGAGAAGACCATCC CTAAAAAAGGCTACCGCTCTCTTGATGTCGGACGACTGGAAACGTACACGCTGATTGACCAGTTGAGAGAGCAGGCCCCCGTTGACATGGTGTGCGCAGCCTTTGATATCAACCGTTCCTGTTACTACGAACACCGCCAGAGGATACAGCGTGTGGATGCTGAGCGTGTAGCCCTGAGGGCCCAGATTAACGAGCTGTTCAACAAAAGCCGCAGCTCGGCAGGTAGCCGCACCATCAAGGACATGCTGAACGATCAAGGCGTCGGCATCGGCCGCTTCAAGGTGCGCCGTTTGATGGGAGAGCTTGGCCTGATTTGTAAGCAACCAGGCCCCCATAAGTACAAGCAGGCCACCGTGGAGCGGCTAGATATCCCCAACCGTTTGGACCGGGAGTTCGATGTGGCGCAACCAGATCAGGTCTGGTGCGGTGATATCACCTATATCTGGACCGGGCAGCGCTGGAGTTATCTGGCGGTGGTACTGGACCTGTATGCCCGTCGCGTCGTCGGCTGGGCCATGTCTGACACCGCTGATGCGGACTTGGTGGTACAGGCCTTGGAGCATGCGTGGGAGCAGCGTGGGCGCCCTCATGGGGTGATGTTCCATTCTGACCAAGGATCACAGTATGCAAGTCGCAAGTTCCGGCAGAGGCTGTGGCGCTTCCGTATGGTGCAAAGCATGAGTCGTCGAGGCAACTGCTGGGATAATGCTCCTATGGAGCGGCTGTTCCGCAGTCTGAAAACGGAATGGATACCGCCGATGGGGTATCACAGCCTGGCAGCTGCCCGGAAGGATATCAGCAACTACCTGATGGGGTACTACAACCAGAAGCGTCCCCACGCCTTCAATGGCGGGCTCGCTCCGGCGGTGGCCGAAGAAAAACTTAAAACTGTGTCCGGAATCAGTTGA
- a CDS encoding class I SAM-dependent DNA methyltransferase — protein sequence MSKAAASSKKTKSFEQTLWGTADKLRGSVESSEYKHVVLSLIFLKFVSDTFEARRQELIDEGQGDYVDMVEFYTMRNVFYLPEQSRWSHIQQHAKQDDIAVKIDTALHTVEKSNPSLRGALPDNYFSRLGLDPAKLAALIDSINNIDTLVKREDGAASEQDIVGRVYEYFLGNFAATEGKGGGEFYTPKCVVNLIAEMIEPYQGKIYDPCCGSGGMFVQSIKFIENHQGNKKDISIYGQEQTATTYKLAKMNLAIRGIAGNLGEVPADTFFKDQHPDLKADFIMANPPFNLKEWRASTELTDDPRWAGYEVPPTGNANYAWILHMLAKLSENGVAGFVLANGSMSTNTSGEGLIRQKLIENDHVDCMIALPGQLFYTTQIPVCLWFMTKNKRAQQFTDGRKHFRDRQGETLFIDARNKGSMIDRTHKELTADDIADIARTYHAWRGEFDGETVYEDVPGFCKSATLGEIKANDYVLTPGRYVGAAEVEDDGILFEEKMAELSQTLYRQMKESTELDAVIRRNLEGLGYEE from the coding sequence ATGAGCAAAGCCGCTGCATCCAGCAAGAAGACCAAATCCTTCGAACAGACCCTGTGGGGCACCGCCGACAAGCTGCGCGGCAGTGTCGAGTCATCCGAATACAAACACGTGGTGCTGAGCCTGATCTTCCTCAAGTTTGTCAGCGACACCTTCGAGGCGCGCCGGCAGGAGTTGATCGACGAGGGCCAGGGCGACTACGTGGACATGGTCGAGTTCTACACCATGCGCAATGTGTTCTATTTGCCGGAGCAGTCGCGCTGGTCGCACATTCAGCAGCACGCCAAGCAGGATGACATTGCGGTGAAAATCGACACCGCGCTGCATACGGTCGAGAAGAGCAACCCGTCGCTGCGTGGCGCGCTGCCAGATAACTACTTCTCCCGCCTGGGGTTGGACCCAGCCAAGCTGGCCGCGCTGATCGACTCGATCAACAACATCGACACCCTGGTAAAACGTGAAGACGGCGCCGCCAGCGAGCAGGACATCGTCGGCCGGGTGTACGAATACTTTCTCGGCAATTTTGCCGCCACCGAGGGCAAGGGCGGCGGCGAGTTCTATACGCCCAAGTGCGTAGTCAACCTGATCGCCGAGATGATCGAGCCCTATCAGGGCAAGATATATGACCCATGCTGCGGGTCGGGCGGCATGTTCGTGCAGTCGATCAAGTTCATCGAGAACCACCAGGGCAACAAGAAGGACATTTCCATTTACGGACAGGAACAGACCGCCACCACCTACAAACTGGCGAAGATGAACCTGGCCATTCGCGGCATCGCCGGCAATCTGGGCGAGGTGCCCGCCGATACTTTTTTCAAGGATCAGCACCCGGACCTGAAGGCCGATTTCATCATGGCCAACCCGCCGTTCAACCTGAAGGAATGGCGCGCCAGCACCGAGTTGACCGATGATCCGCGCTGGGCCGGTTATGAAGTGCCGCCCACCGGCAACGCCAACTACGCCTGGATACTGCATATGCTGGCCAAGCTCAGTGAAAACGGCGTGGCCGGTTTTGTGTTGGCCAACGGTTCCATGAGCACCAACACCAGCGGCGAGGGCCTGATCCGCCAGAAGCTGATCGAGAACGACCATGTGGACTGCATGATCGCCCTGCCCGGCCAGCTGTTCTACACAACACAGATTCCGGTGTGCCTGTGGTTCATGACCAAAAACAAGCGCGCCCAGCAGTTCACCGACGGCCGCAAACACTTCCGTGATCGCCAGGGCGAAACCCTGTTTATCGACGCCCGCAACAAGGGCAGCATGATCGACCGCACCCACAAGGAACTCACCGCCGACGACATCGCCGATATCGCCCGCACTTACCATGCCTGGCGGGGCGAATTCGATGGCGAGACTGTGTATGAAGACGTGCCCGGCTTCTGCAAATCCGCCACGCTGGGGGAGATCAAGGCTAATGATTATGTGCTCACGCCTGGCCGCTATGTTGGCGCTGCGGAGGTGGAAGATGACGGCATACTGTTTGAGGAAAAGATGGCGGAGCTGAGCCAGACCCTGTATCGGCAGATGAAGGAATCAACAGAGCTGGATGCAGTGATTCGGCGAAATCTGGAGGGGCTGGGTTATGAGGAGTGA